One Denticeps clupeoides chromosome 3, fDenClu1.1, whole genome shotgun sequence DNA window includes the following coding sequences:
- the LOC114785845 gene encoding CMRF35-like molecule 8 isoform X3 — protein MDVHQGTAKYLCKYYRSSTCEYKLSTSDDGAWVQSEKLALHDSRHQRTFTVTMNNLSRFDTGTYWCGVASDWESGGYRSLITKVHLTVTEPTVSPPTVTSYLLTKPSRSSLGEAGGHFAERETCKTWSHPGHAAPRPSTSLTAVVGVDPTASSAPESGGHHSTALRVFVGLLVLLIISTMLLVTLGIVKRKKSGGRAASLEPYTPEKIQLTDGGKTHQASPEAQI, from the exons ATGGACGTCCACCAGGGGACAGCTAAATATCTCTGCAAGTATTACAGGAGCAGCACCTGCGAGTATAAATTATCCACGTCCGACGACGGCGCCTGGGTCCAGTCGGAGAAGCTGGCTCTCCACGACAGCAGGCACCAGCGGACCTTCACCGTGACCATGAACAACCTGAGCCGCTTCGATACTGGGACATACTGGTGCGGCGTGGCTTCGGACTGGGAGTCGGGGGGTTACAGGTCACTGATTACGAAGGTTCACCTTACAGTGACAG AGCCTACAGTCTCCCCTCCGACGGTTACCAGTTACCTGTTAACAAAACCATCACGAAGCTCTCTGGGAGAAGCAGGTGGTCACTTTGCTGAGCGAGAAACCT GTAAAACCTGGTCTCACCCCGGCCATGCCGCCCCCCGACCCTCTACTTCTCTGACAGCGGTTGTCGGCGTGGACCCCACCGCGTCCTCTGCGCCTGAGAGTGGCGGCCACCACTCCACAG CTCTTCGAGTCTTCGTGGGTCTGCTGGTCCTGTTGATCATATCGACGATGCTTCTGGTCACGCTGGGGAttgtgaagagaaaaaaatctggAG GCAGAGCTGCATCCCTTGAGCCTTACACCCCTGAAAAG ATCCAGTTGACCGATGGAGGAAAAACTCACCAAGCTTCACCAGAAGCTCAAATATAA
- the LOC114785845 gene encoding uncharacterized protein LOC114785845 isoform X1 produces the protein MDVHQGTAKYLCKYYRSSTCEYKLSTSDDGAWVQSEKLALHDSRHQRTFTVTMNNLSRFDTGTYWCGVASDWESGGYRSLITKVHLTVTEPTVSPPTVTSYLLTKPSRSSLGEAGGHFAERETCRSNLLVPYGPLKIPVCRAGDQTQPTETRLLTSAGKTWSHPGHAAPRPSTSLTAVVGVDPTASSAPESGGHHSTALRVFVGLLVLLIISTMLLVTLGIVKRKKSGGRAASLEPYTPEKIQLTDGGKTHQASPEAQI, from the exons ATGGACGTCCACCAGGGGACAGCTAAATATCTCTGCAAGTATTACAGGAGCAGCACCTGCGAGTATAAATTATCCACGTCCGACGACGGCGCCTGGGTCCAGTCGGAGAAGCTGGCTCTCCACGACAGCAGGCACCAGCGGACCTTCACCGTGACCATGAACAACCTGAGCCGCTTCGATACTGGGACATACTGGTGCGGCGTGGCTTCGGACTGGGAGTCGGGGGGTTACAGGTCACTGATTACGAAGGTTCACCTTACAGTGACAG AGCCTACAGTCTCCCCTCCGACGGTTACCAGTTACCTGTTAACAAAACCATCACGAAGCTCTCTGGGAGAAGCAGGTGGTCACTTTGCTGAGCGAGAAACCTGTAGGTCAAATTTACTCGTTCCATATGGACCTCTGAAGATCCCTGTTTGTCGTGCAGGTGACCAGACTCAACCCACCGAGACGCGTCTCCTCACCTCTGCAGGTAAAACCTGGTCTCACCCCGGCCATGCCGCCCCCCGACCCTCTACTTCTCTGACAGCGGTTGTCGGCGTGGACCCCACCGCGTCCTCTGCGCCTGAGAGTGGCGGCCACCACTCCACAG CTCTTCGAGTCTTCGTGGGTCTGCTGGTCCTGTTGATCATATCGACGATGCTTCTGGTCACGCTGGGGAttgtgaagagaaaaaaatctggAG GCAGAGCTGCATCCCTTGAGCCTTACACCCCTGAAAAG ATCCAGTTGACCGATGGAGGAAAAACTCACCAAGCTTCACCAGAAGCTCAAATATAA
- the LOC114785845 gene encoding CMRF35-like molecule 8 isoform X2, translating to MDVHQGTAKYLCKYYRSSTCEYKLSTSDDGAWVQSEKLALHDSRHQRTFTVTMNNLSRFDTGTYWCGVASDWESGGYRSLITKVHLTVTEPTVSPPTVTSYLLTKPSRSSLGEAGDQTQPTETRLLTSAGKTWSHPGHAAPRPSTSLTAVVGVDPTASSAPESGGHHSTALRVFVGLLVLLIISTMLLVTLGIVKRKKSGGRAASLEPYTPEKIQLTDGGKTHQASPEAQI from the exons ATGGACGTCCACCAGGGGACAGCTAAATATCTCTGCAAGTATTACAGGAGCAGCACCTGCGAGTATAAATTATCCACGTCCGACGACGGCGCCTGGGTCCAGTCGGAGAAGCTGGCTCTCCACGACAGCAGGCACCAGCGGACCTTCACCGTGACCATGAACAACCTGAGCCGCTTCGATACTGGGACATACTGGTGCGGCGTGGCTTCGGACTGGGAGTCGGGGGGTTACAGGTCACTGATTACGAAGGTTCACCTTACAGTGACAG AGCCTACAGTCTCCCCTCCGACGGTTACCAGTTACCTGTTAACAAAACCATCACGAAGCTCTCTGGGAGAAGCAG GTGACCAGACTCAACCCACCGAGACGCGTCTCCTCACCTCTGCAGGTAAAACCTGGTCTCACCCCGGCCATGCCGCCCCCCGACCCTCTACTTCTCTGACAGCGGTTGTCGGCGTGGACCCCACCGCGTCCTCTGCGCCTGAGAGTGGCGGCCACCACTCCACAG CTCTTCGAGTCTTCGTGGGTCTGCTGGTCCTGTTGATCATATCGACGATGCTTCTGGTCACGCTGGGGAttgtgaagagaaaaaaatctggAG GCAGAGCTGCATCCCTTGAGCCTTACACCCCTGAAAAG ATCCAGTTGACCGATGGAGGAAAAACTCACCAAGCTTCACCAGAAGCTCAAATATAA
- the LOC114785890 gene encoding CMRF35-like molecule 2, with amino-acid sequence MKTFIVSTLCLFVGGVQAAVVAGYSGGTVTVKCDYNDELKNAERSFCKGRRGECASKISGRTRNQWERRGRFSLYNNSTGRFFMVTIDQLRPEDAGTYRCSDGGDDAEVSLRVMEGESSSTDGG; translated from the exons ATGAAGACCTTCATCGTTTCTACTCTCTGTCTGTTTGTAG GTGGGGTTCAGGCAGCGGTGGTGGCGGGGTACTCAGGAGGAACGGTCACCGTAAAGTGTGACTACAACGACGAGCTGAAGAATGCGGAGAGGTCCTTCTGCAAGGGCCGGCGTGGCGAATGTGCGAGTAAAATTAGCGGCAGGACTCGGAACCAGTGGGAGAGACGAGGGAGGTTCTCGCTGTACAACAACTCCACGGGTCGGTTCTTCATGGTGACCATCGACCAGCTGCGGCCGGAGGACGCCGGGACCTACCGCTGCTCGGACGGTGGTGACGACGCCGAGGTGTCGCTCCGTGTGATGGAGGGTGAGTCCTCCTCTACTGATGGAGGGTGA